A single window of Luteipulveratus halotolerans DNA harbors:
- a CDS encoding DUF4435 domain-containing protein, whose protein sequence is MNSLAARLTGDHFFNTNKMLRIQDARIVLMVESSDDVSIIRRHADSTSIRLAPTSGKKNLIAAANKHREAGDDWVIGLVDRDFDDEDEIPENVVPVEAYDIDSHFIVSHPRILRTLLESYLPDVASDTLESARQDIVAAAKVVGCARLASIQLEHGVSFDSFPMILVLNASRDTLDPISAILDVKYCDDDRATEVRKKVISLYPTQDDSSICNGHDLARATAALISMKIGLSVPHKALAASLRAVISCDEFQKSRFAQAIGNWASENHSRDIWICPC, encoded by the coding sequence GTGAATTCCTTGGCGGCGCGCCTCACGGGCGATCACTTCTTCAATACAAACAAAATGCTCCGCATACAAGATGCGCGCATAGTCCTCATGGTTGAATCTAGCGATGACGTCAGCATCATTCGACGGCACGCTGATTCCACATCCATCCGCCTGGCGCCAACGAGTGGAAAGAAGAACCTGATCGCCGCGGCCAACAAGCACCGCGAAGCGGGCGACGATTGGGTTATTGGCCTCGTTGACCGCGACTTTGATGACGAGGATGAGATCCCGGAGAATGTGGTCCCAGTCGAGGCCTATGACATCGACTCTCATTTCATCGTCAGTCATCCTCGAATATTGCGTACTTTATTGGAATCGTACCTTCCCGATGTCGCCTCGGATACGCTTGAAAGCGCCAGGCAAGACATAGTGGCTGCCGCGAAAGTTGTGGGATGTGCACGGCTTGCATCCATCCAGCTCGAGCACGGAGTGTCCTTCGACTCATTCCCGATGATCTTGGTTCTAAATGCATCCAGGGATACCCTTGATCCGATATCGGCAATCCTTGACGTGAAATACTGCGACGACGACCGTGCGACAGAAGTTCGAAAGAAGGTCATTTCTCTTTATCCAACCCAGGACGATTCTTCTATTTGTAACGGTCATGACCTCGCGCGCGCTACGGCGGCGCTTATCTCCATGAAGATTGGTCTTTCAGTACCCCACAAGGCACTCGCCGCAAGCCTCCGAGCAGTGATCTCTTGCGACGAGTTCCAGAAGTCACGGTTTGCTCAAGCCATTGGCAACTGGGCTAGCGAGAACCACTCGAGGGACATCTGGATATGTCCCTGCTGA
- a CDS encoding DUF3592 domain-containing protein produces MNDMWTLVGFGVIMLLTALMFLIMLWRTMSRRRRWTRVDGTVTSVRTKRQNTGETQTTFNYRYVDATGEQQRGTDTPLLRAPRRKATVAVMYDPAEPERSEIVSTPWLWTLAVLSVLLICVGGWALAARHRVLTRPRSACVGSRRAGRRTPFARPGDRERHRERQVHDHENPCQITRFTGRNPDDVVGRNHTEADQVGEQHGPHNLRSRCSRTSIDSRTVRQPSSFACPGARPRGSHG; encoded by the coding sequence ATGAACGACATGTGGACGCTCGTCGGGTTCGGCGTGATCATGCTGCTCACCGCGCTGATGTTCCTCATCATGCTCTGGCGCACGATGAGTCGCCGGCGCCGGTGGACCCGCGTCGACGGCACGGTGACCTCGGTCAGGACCAAGCGGCAGAACACCGGCGAGACGCAGACGACGTTCAACTACCGCTACGTCGACGCGACCGGCGAGCAGCAACGCGGCACCGACACCCCGCTGCTGCGGGCGCCGCGCCGCAAGGCCACCGTCGCCGTGATGTACGACCCCGCCGAGCCCGAGCGCAGCGAGATCGTCTCGACGCCGTGGCTGTGGACGTTGGCCGTGCTGTCCGTGCTGCTGATCTGCGTCGGCGGCTGGGCGCTCGCGGCGCGCCATCGCGTCCTGACACGACCGCGGTCCGCCTGCGTCGGCTCACGCCGGGCCGGTCGGCGTACGCCGTTCGCGCGCCCAGGCGACCGCGAACGCCACCGCGAACGCCAGGTGCACGACCACGAAAACCCTTGCCAGATCACGCGCTTCACCGGTCGCAATCCCGACGACGTCGTTGGCCGCAACCACACCGAAGCCGACCAGGTTGGCGAGCAGCACGGGCCGCATAACCTGCGAAGCCGGTGCTCGCGCACGTCCATTGACAGCAGGACTGTCAGGCAGCCGAGCTCGTTCGCGTGTCCTGGTGCGCGGCCTCGGGGCTCACATGGATGA
- a CDS encoding cation diffusion facilitator family transporter, which translates to MTHRLSATDQAHHHHHDEHHDHEHGSGVLAVVRHALSELFGAHSHDPADQVDDALEADVRGRRALWVSLLALGATAAVQAVVVVLTGSVALLGDTMHNVADAATAIPLLVAFGLAARGANDRFTYGYGRAEDLAGVFVVVMIALSSVLAAWEAVDRLLNPRDISHLWAVAAAGVVGFVGNEMVARYRMRVGRQIGSAALVADGLHARTDGFTSLAVVLGAGGAAVGLPWADPVIGLVIAVAILGVLRSAVNQVGARLMDAVDPAMVATAREAICSVDDVRGVRQLRLRWIGHTLHADADVVVRRTLTLAEGHEVAHHAEEHLLEMLPRLAAAVIHVSPEAAHQDTRTSSAA; encoded by the coding sequence GTGACGCATCGACTCAGCGCGACCGACCAGGCGCATCACCACCATCACGACGAGCACCACGACCACGAGCACGGCTCCGGCGTGCTCGCCGTGGTGCGGCATGCGCTGTCCGAGCTGTTCGGAGCGCATTCGCACGATCCGGCCGATCAGGTCGACGACGCGCTCGAGGCCGACGTCCGTGGCCGCAGGGCACTGTGGGTGAGCCTGCTCGCTCTCGGGGCCACCGCTGCCGTGCAGGCCGTGGTGGTCGTCCTCACCGGATCGGTTGCGCTGCTCGGCGACACCATGCACAACGTCGCCGACGCTGCGACGGCGATTCCGTTGCTGGTGGCGTTCGGGCTTGCGGCTCGCGGAGCCAACGATCGTTTCACCTACGGTTACGGCCGCGCAGAGGACCTCGCCGGTGTGTTCGTCGTCGTGATGATCGCGCTGTCGAGCGTGCTCGCGGCGTGGGAGGCCGTCGACCGCCTGCTCAACCCGCGTGACATCTCTCACCTGTGGGCGGTGGCCGCCGCCGGGGTGGTCGGCTTTGTCGGCAACGAGATGGTCGCGCGCTACCGCATGCGTGTCGGACGACAGATCGGGTCAGCAGCACTCGTCGCGGACGGCCTCCACGCGCGTACCGACGGATTCACCTCTCTCGCAGTTGTTCTCGGCGCCGGAGGCGCAGCGGTCGGGCTGCCCTGGGCGGATCCTGTGATCGGTCTGGTGATCGCCGTGGCGATCCTCGGCGTCCTGCGGTCTGCGGTGAACCAGGTCGGCGCGCGGCTGATGGATGCCGTCGACCCGGCGATGGTGGCGACCGCTCGTGAGGCGATCTGCTCGGTCGACGATGTACGCGGCGTACGCCAGCTTCGGTTGCGCTGGATCGGACACACTCTCCACGCCGATGCGGACGTGGTCGTACGCCGGACGCTCACCCTCGCCGAGGGGCACGAGGTCGCCCACCACGCTGAGGAGCATCTGCTCGAGATGCTGCCCAGACTCGCGGCGGCCGTCATCCATGTGAGCCCCGAGGCCGCGCACCAGGACACGCGAACGAGCTCGGCTGCCTGA